A genome region from Mugil cephalus isolate CIBA_MC_2020 chromosome 13, CIBA_Mcephalus_1.1, whole genome shotgun sequence includes the following:
- the LOC125018799 gene encoding Kv channel-interacting protein 2-like isoform X3 has product MLSLDGLEMIAVLVVMGLFIKVLEQFGMFEPVGGEDSVEDDFELSTVCHRPESMDKLQEQTKFTKKELQVLYRGFKNECPSGVVNEENFKNIYSQFFPQGDSSMYAHFLFEAFDTNKNGSVSFEDFVFGLSIILRGTINDRLNWAFNLYDLNKDGCITKEEMLDIMRSIYDMMGKYTYPTMQDDAPREHVESFFQKMDRNKDGVVTVEEFIESCKKDENIMQSMQLFDNVI; this is encoded by the exons ATGTTGAGTCTGGATGGCTTGGAGATGATTGCCGTGCTGGTGGTCATGGGTCTCTTCATCAAAGTCTTGGAGCAGTTTGGGATGTTTGAGCCCGTTGGTGGTGAAg ACAGCGTGGAAGATGACTTTGAGTTGTCCACCGTGTGCCATCGCCCTGAAAGCATGGACAAGCTGCAGGAGCAGACTAAGTTCACCAAGAAGGAGCTGCAAGTTCTCTACAGGGGTTTCAAAAAT GAATGTCCGAGTGGTGTGGTGAatgaggagaactttaagaatATTTATTCCCAGTTCTTTCCTCAAGGAG ATTCAAGTATGTACGCACATTTCCTGTTTGAAGCCTTCGACACTAACAAGAACGGCTCGGTTAGTTTCGAG GATTTTGTATTTGGTCTGTCCATCATCCTGAGAGGGACCATAAATGACCGGCTAAACTGGGCATTCAACCTCTACGACCTGAATAAAGACGGCTGCATCACCAAAGag GAAATGCTAGACATCATGAGGTCCATCTACGACATGATGGGGAAGTACACATATCCCACGATGCAGGACGACGCCCCGAGAGAACACGTCGAGAGCTTCTTCCAG AAAATGGACCGAAATAAAGACGGAGTGGTCACCGTGGAGGAGTTCATTGAGTCATGCAAAAAG GATGAAAACATCATGCAGTCCATGCAGCTGTTTGACAACGTCATCTAA
- the LOC125018799 gene encoding Kv channel-interacting protein 2-like isoform X2 — MHLFSQDKWEVEGLQTVGILLVVCSSLKLMHFLGLIDISVTDSVEDDFELSTVCHRPESMDKLQEQTKFTKKELQVLYRGFKNECPSGVVNEENFKNIYSQFFPQGDSSMYAHFLFEAFDTNKNGSVSFEDFVFGLSIILRGTINDRLNWAFNLYDLNKDGCITKEEMLDIMRSIYDMMGKYTYPTMQDDAPREHVESFFQKMDRNKDGVVTVEEFIESCKKDENIMQSMQLFDNVI, encoded by the exons ATGCATCTGTTCTCCCAAGACAAGTGGGAGGTGGAGGGGCTGCAGACTGTGGGCATCCTCCTGGTGGTCTGCAGCTCCCTCAAACTGATGCACTTTCTGGGGCTTATCGACATTTCTGTGACAG ACAGCGTGGAAGATGACTTTGAGTTGTCCACCGTGTGCCATCGCCCTGAAAGCATGGACAAGCTGCAGGAGCAGACTAAGTTCACCAAGAAGGAGCTGCAAGTTCTCTACAGGGGTTTCAAAAAT GAATGTCCGAGTGGTGTGGTGAatgaggagaactttaagaatATTTATTCCCAGTTCTTTCCTCAAGGAG ATTCAAGTATGTACGCACATTTCCTGTTTGAAGCCTTCGACACTAACAAGAACGGCTCGGTTAGTTTCGAG GATTTTGTATTTGGTCTGTCCATCATCCTGAGAGGGACCATAAATGACCGGCTAAACTGGGCATTCAACCTCTACGACCTGAATAAAGACGGCTGCATCACCAAAGag GAAATGCTAGACATCATGAGGTCCATCTACGACATGATGGGGAAGTACACATATCCCACGATGCAGGACGACGCCCCGAGAGAACACGTCGAGAGCTTCTTCCAG AAAATGGACCGAAATAAAGACGGAGTGGTCACCGTGGAGGAGTTCATTGAGTCATGCAAAAAG GATGAAAACATCATGCAGTCCATGCAGCTGTTTGACAACGTCATCTAA
- the LOC125018799 gene encoding Kv channel-interacting protein 2-like isoform X1 — translation MKAKNRDQSLSDSRELDGSYDQLTGNPSTSQSKKTIKQRFLKLLPCCKPTTTPSISQNSVEDDFELSTVCHRPESMDKLQEQTKFTKKELQVLYRGFKNECPSGVVNEENFKNIYSQFFPQGDSSMYAHFLFEAFDTNKNGSVSFEDFVFGLSIILRGTINDRLNWAFNLYDLNKDGCITKEEMLDIMRSIYDMMGKYTYPTMQDDAPREHVESFFQKMDRNKDGVVTVEEFIESCKKDENIMQSMQLFDNVI, via the exons GTAATCCTTCCACCAGCCAAAGCAAAAAAACCATAAAGCAGCGATTCCTCAAGCTGCTGCCGTGCTGCAAGCCTACGACTACCCCCTCTATCAGTCAAA ACAGCGTGGAAGATGACTTTGAGTTGTCCACCGTGTGCCATCGCCCTGAAAGCATGGACAAGCTGCAGGAGCAGACTAAGTTCACCAAGAAGGAGCTGCAAGTTCTCTACAGGGGTTTCAAAAAT GAATGTCCGAGTGGTGTGGTGAatgaggagaactttaagaatATTTATTCCCAGTTCTTTCCTCAAGGAG ATTCAAGTATGTACGCACATTTCCTGTTTGAAGCCTTCGACACTAACAAGAACGGCTCGGTTAGTTTCGAG GATTTTGTATTTGGTCTGTCCATCATCCTGAGAGGGACCATAAATGACCGGCTAAACTGGGCATTCAACCTCTACGACCTGAATAAAGACGGCTGCATCACCAAAGag GAAATGCTAGACATCATGAGGTCCATCTACGACATGATGGGGAAGTACACATATCCCACGATGCAGGACGACGCCCCGAGAGAACACGTCGAGAGCTTCTTCCAG AAAATGGACCGAAATAAAGACGGAGTGGTCACCGTGGAGGAGTTCATTGAGTCATGCAAAAAG GATGAAAACATCATGCAGTCCATGCAGCTGTTTGACAACGTCATCTAA